The following proteins come from a genomic window of Microtus ochrogaster isolate Prairie Vole_2 chromosome 7, MicOch1.0, whole genome shotgun sequence:
- the Sphk1 gene encoding sphingosine kinase 1 isoform X2, with translation MEPAGCPRGLLPRPCRVLVLLNPRSGRGKALQLFQRFVQPLLEEAEISFKLMLTERQNHARELVCAEELSHWDALVVMSGDGLMHEVVNGLMSRPDWETAIRKPLCSLPGGSGNALAASLNYYAGYEQVTSEALLTNCTLLLCRRHLSPMNLLSLHTASGLQLYSVLSLSWGFVADVDLESEKYRRLGEIRFTMGTIFRLATLRIYRGQLAYLPVGNAASEMSASPAQAHKGPVDTYLVPLEEPVPSHWTVVPEQDFVLVLVLLHTHLSTEMFAAPMGRCEAGVMHLFYVRAGVSRAMLLRLFLAMQKGKHMDYNCPYLVHVPVVAFRLEPKNQRGMFSVDGESMTCEAVQGQVHPNYFWMVCGSRDAPSSWEPQPRPSPEKPL, from the exons caGGCTGCCCTAGGGGATTGCTCCCGCGGCCCTGCAGAGTGCTGGTGCTGCTGAACCCCCGGAGCGGCAGGGGCAAGGCTCtgcagctcttccagagattTGTGCAACCCCTCCTGGAGGAGGCTGAAATATCCTTCAAACTTATGCTCACCG AACGGCAGAACCATGCCAGGGAGCTGGTGTGTGCAGAGGAACTGAGCCACTGGGATGCCCTGGTGGTCATGTCGGGTGATGGTCTCATGCACGAG GTGGTGAATGGGCTGATGTCACGGCCTGACTGGGAGACTGCCATCCGGAAGCCCCTGTGTAGCCTCCCCGGAGGGTCCGGCAACGCGCTGGCGGCTTCCTTGAACTACTATGCTGG GTACGAGCAGGTAACTAGCGAAGCCCTCCTGACCAACTGCACGCTGCTCTTGTGCCGCCGACACCTGTCACCCATGAATCTGTTGTCACTACACACGGCTTCCGGACTGCAGCTCTATTCTGTGCTCAGCCTGTCCTGGGGCTTCGTTGCTGATGTGGACCTGGAGAGTGAGAAGTACAGGCGCTTGGGGGAGATCCGTTTTACAATGGGGACCATCTTTCGCCTAGCAACCCTGCGAATCTACCGGGGCCAACTGGCCTACCTTCCTGTAGGAAATGCTGCCTCGGAGATGTCTGCTTCTCCGGCACAGGCGCACAAGGGCCCTGTGGACACATACCTTGTTCCCCTGGAGGAGCCGGTGCCTTCTCACTGGACCGTGGTGCCGGAACAGGATTTTGTTCTGGTGCTGGTACTGCTACATACCCACCTGAGCACCGAGATGTTCGCGGCACCCATGGGCCGTTGTGAGGCTGGCGTTATGCATCTGTTCTACGTGCGTGCGGGGGTGTCAAGGGCCATGCTGCTGCGTCTCTTCCTGGCCATGCAGAAGGGCAAGCATATGGACTATAACTGCCCATACTTGGTGCACGTGCCTGTGGTTGCCTTCCGCCTGGAGCCCAAGAACCAGAGGGGCATGTTTTCCGTGGATGGGGAGTCGATGACATGCGAAGCCGTGCAGGGCCAAGTGCACCCAAACTATTTTTGGATGGTTTGTGGCAGCAGAGATGCCCCGTCCAGCTGGGAGCCTCAGCCGAGGCCATCTCCAGAAAAGCCATTATGA
- the Ube2o gene encoding (E3-independent) E2 ubiquitin-conjugating enzyme — protein sequence PPPAPATDSASGPSSESGPEAGSQRLLFSHDLVSGRYRGSVHFGLVRLIHGEDSDSEGEEDGRGSSGCSEAGGAGHEEGRASPLRRGYVRVQWYPEGVKQHVKETKLKLEDRSVVPRDVVRHMRSTDSQCGTVIDVNIDCAVKLIGTNCIIYPVNSKDLQHIWPFMYGDYIAYDCWLGKVYDLKNQIILKLSNGARCSMNTEDGAKLYDVCPHVSDSGLFFDDSYGFYPGQVLIGPAKIFSSVQWLSGVKPVLSTKSKFRVVVEEVQVVELKVTWITKSFCPGGTDSVSPPPSVITQENLGRVKRLGCFDHAQRQLGERCLYVFPAKVEPAKIAWECPEKNCAQGEGSMAKKVKRLLKKQVVRIMSCAPDTQCPRDHSMEDPDKKGEARTKSEVGSPSPEEQPDGSSSPVEMQDEGGEEPQEPSEPLPPFLLKEGGDDGLHSAEQDADDEAADDTDDTSSVTSSASSTTSSQSGSGASRKKSIPLSIKNLKRKHKRKKNKITRDFKPGDRVAVEVVTTMTSADVMWQDGSVECNIRSNDLFPVHHLDNNEFCPGDFVVDKRVQSCPDPAVYGVVQSGDHVGRTCMVKWFKLRPTGDDVELIGEEEDVSVYDIADHPDFRFRTTDIVIRIGNTDDGALPKEDEPSVGQVARVDVSSKVEVVWADNSKTIILPQHLYNIESEIEESDYDSVEGSTSGASSDEWEDDSDSWETDNGLVDDEHPKIEDLAILPTEQPAAPEEDKGVVISEEAATAAIQGAVAMAAPVAGLMEKAGKDGPPKSFRELKEAIKILESLKNMTVEQLLTGSPTSPTVEPEKPTREKKFLDDIKKLQENLKKTLDNVAIAEEEKMEAVPDTERKEDKTEAQSPVKAEWPSETPVLCQQCGGKPGVTFTSAKGEVFSVLEFAPSNHSFKKIEFQPPEAKKFFSTVRKEMALLATSLPDGIMVKTFEDRMDLFSALIKGPTRTPYEDGLYLFDIQLPNIYPAVPPHFCYLSQCSGRLNPNLYDNGKVCVSLLGTWIGKGTERWTSKSSLLQVLISIQGLILVNEPYYNEAGFDSDRGLQEGYENSRCYNEMALIRVVQSMTQLVRRPPEVFEQEIRQHFSVGGWRLVNRIESWLETHAMLERAQALPNGVPKDNSSLEPQAVAELSDSGREEPEDVGMAPGDASQGSDSESGAQGPASASRDHTGQTETAPDASAPPSVRPKRRRKSYRSFLPEKSGYPDIGFPLFPLSKGFIKSIRGVLTQFRTTLLEAGMPESTEDK from the exons CTGAAGCTAGAGGACCGCTCTGTGGTGCCCCGGGATGTGGTCCGACACATGCGTTCAACT GACAGTCAGTGTGGCACGGTGATAGACGTCAACATTGACTGTGCTGTCAAGCTAATTGGCACCAACTGCATCATCTACCCTGTCAACAGCAAGGACCTCCAGCACATCTGG CCCTTCATGTATGGAGACTACATCGCCTATGACTGCTGGCTAGGGAAGGTCTATGACTTGAAGAATCAGATCATTCTTAAGCTGTCTAATGGTGCCAG GTGCTCCATGAACACGGAAGATGGTGCCAAACTCTATGACGTCTGCCCACACGTCAGTGACTCG GGTCTCTTCTTTGATGACTCCTATGGCTTCTACCCAGGCCAAGTGCTTATTGGCCCTGCTAAGATCTTCTCCAGTGTCCAGTGGCTCTCGGGGGTCAAGCCTGTACTCAGCACCAAGAGCAAGTTCCgcgtggtggtggaggag GTTCAGGTTGTGGAATTGAAGGTCACATGGATCACCAAGAGTTTCTGCCCTGGGGGCACGGACAGCGTTAGCCCCCCACCTTCTGTCATCACTCAGGAAAACCTAGGCAG ggtGAAGCGTCTCGGATGCTTTGACCATGCTCAGCGGCAGCTTGGGGAACGCTGTCTATATGTCTTCCCAGCCAAGGTAGAGCCGGCCAAGATTGCCTGGGAATGTCCAGAAAAAAACTGCGCCCAGGGGGAGGGCTCTATGGCCAAGAAG GTGAAGCGCCTGTTGAAGAAGCAGGTCGTGAGGATCATGTCCTGCGCCCCAGATACCCAGTGTCCTAGGGACCACTCCATGGAGGACCCAGACAAGAAAGGGGAAGCCAGAACAAAGAGTGAAGTGGGGTCTCCTAGCCCCGAGGAGCAACCTGATGGATCCAGCAGCCCAGTGGAGATGCAGGACGAGGGGGGAGAAGAGCCTCAGGAGCCAAGTGAGCCGCTGCCCCCCTTCCTGTTGAAGGAGGGTGGGGACGATGGACTGCACTCTGCAGAGCAGGATGCAGACGACGAGGCTGCTGACGATACGGATGACACCAGCTCGGTGACCTCCTCCGCCAGCTCCACTACCTCCTCCCAGAGCGGCAGTGGCGCCAGTCGTAAGAAGAGTATCCCCTTGTCCATCAAAAACTTGAAGCGAAaacacaagaggaagaagaataagaTTACCCGGGACTTCAAGCCTGGAGACAG GGTGGCCGTGGAGGTTGTGACCACGATGACCTCAGCTGATGTGATGTGGCAGGATGGCTCTGTGGAATGCAACATCCGCTCCAATGACCTCTTCCCGGTGCACCACCTGGACAACAATGAATTCTGCCCTGGAGACTTCGTGGTGGACAAGCGAG TCCAGAGCTGCCCAGACCCTGCTGTCTACGGTGTGGTGCAGTCCGGGGACCATGTTGGCCGTACCTGCATGGTGAAATGGTTCAAACTGCGGCCTACTGGGGATGACGTGGAG CTCATTGGGGAAGAGGAGGATGTGAGTGTCTATGACATCGCTGACCACCCTGACTTCCGCTTCCGCACAACTGACATTGTCATCCGCATTGGTAACACTGACGATGGGGCTCTGCCCAAGGAGGATGAG CCGTCAGTGGGCCAAGTGGCTCGAGTAGACGTCAGTAGCAAGGTGGAAGTGGTGTGGGCTGACAACTCAAAAACCATCATCCTGCCCCAG CACTTATACAATATCGAGTCCGAGATCGAGGAGTCCGACTACGATTCTGTAGAAGGCAGCACCAGTGGAGCATCTTCGGATGAGTGGGAAGACGACAGCGACAGCTGGGAGACGGACAATGGGCTGGTAGATGATGAGCACCCCAAGATAGAAGACCTCGCCATCCTCCCCACAGAGCAGCCGGCAGCCCCTGAGGAGGACAAGGGGGTGGTGATCAGTGAagaggcagccacagctgccatCCAGGGAGCTGTGGCCATGGCTGCCCCCGTGGCAGGGCTGATGGAGAAAGCTGGCAAGGACGGGCCTCCCAAGAGTTTCCGGGAGCTGAAAGAAGCCATCAAGATCCTGGAGAGCCTCAAGAACATGACCGTGGAGCAGCTGCTCACAGGGTCCCCCACCTCACCCACGGTGGAGCCGGAGAAGCCGACCCGGGAGAAGAAGTTTCTGGACGACATCAAGAAGCTACAGGAGAACCTCAAGAAGACCCTAGACAACGTGGCCATCGCtgaggaggagaagatggaggcGGTGCCCGACACAGAACGCAAGGAAGATAAAACAGAGGCACAGTCACCAGTGAAGGCCGAGTGGCCCAGTGAGACTCCTGTGCTCTGTCAACAGTGTGGTGGCAAACCTGGTGTCACCTTTACCAGTGCCAAGGGCGAAGTGTTTTCTGTGCTGGAGTTTGCACCAT CAAACCACTCTTTCAAGAAGATTGAGTTCCAGCCTCCAGAAGCCAAGAAGTTCTTCAGCACAGTGCGAAAGGAGATGGCTCTGCTGGCCACCTCACTGCCCGATGGCATCATGGTCAAGACATTCGAGGACAGAATG GACCTCTTCTCAGCACTGATCAAGGGCCCCACTCGGACTCCTTACGAAGACGGCCTCTACCTGTTTGACATTCAGCTTCCCAACATCTACCCAGCAGTGCCCCCCCACTTTTGCTACCTCTCCCAGTGCAGTGGCCGCCTGAACCCCAACCTGTATGACAATGGGAAGGTGTGCGTCAGCCTCCTGGGTACCTGGATTGGAAAG GGGACAGAGAGGTGGACGAGCAAATCCAGTCTTCTCCAGGTGCTCATCTCTATTCAAG GTCTGATCCTGGTAAATGAACCATACTATAACGAAGCTGGCTTTGACAGTGATCGAGGCCTGCAGGAAGGCTATGAGAACAGTCGCTGCTACAATGAGATGGCCTTGATCCGTGTGGTGCAGTCCATGACCCAGTTGGTCCGACGGCCTCCTGAGGTCTTTGAGCAGGAGATTCGACAGCATTTCAGTGTGGGTGGCTGGCGTCTGGTGAACCGCATTGAGTCCTGGCTGGAAACCCACGCCATGCTGGAGAGGGCCCAGGCACTGCCCAATGGGGTCCCTAAAGACAACAGCTCTCTGGAGCCTCAGGCTGTAGCTGAACTCTCAGACTCTGGCCGTGAAGAGCCTGAGGATGTAGGGATGGCCCCTGGGGACGCCTCCCAGGGCTCAGACTCAGAGAGTGGTGCCCAGGGCCCGGCCTCAGCCAGCAGGGACCACACAGGGCAGACTGAGACAGCCCCTGATGCGTCAGCACCGCCAAGCGTTAGaccaaagaggaggaggaagagctaccgcagcttcctgcctgagaagAGTGGCTACCCTGACATCGGCTTCCCCCTCTTCCCGCTTTCCAAGGGCTTCATCAAGAGCATCCGGGGGGTCCTGACGCAGTTCCGCACCACCCTCCTCGAGGCAGGCATGCCCGAGAGCACAGAGGACAAGTAG